Genomic window (Bacteroidetes bacterium SB0662_bin_6):
TCTCTTGGACAGAACTATCCGAACCCGTTCAATCCGGGCACTTCCATTTCCTGGACGCAACCGGTTTCCGGTCAGGTCCGGTTGTCCGTGTACAACCTGCTTGGGCAAAACATGGCTACGTTGGTGGATGGCGTGCACCCGGCGGGCGAGCATGAAGTGCGGTTGGATGCATCCGGGTGGAACAGCGGCGTGTACGTCTATGTGCTTGAAACGGGGACACACACGCTGACCCGGCGCATGGTGCTGCTGAAATAATCGCGGCAAGACACAAAAATTTAAGCGATGAGGACTCAAGATAGACAGGATGTCTGGCAGTTGTTCGTCAGACTACTCCTCTGCCTCGACGCTGCAGTATGTGCAATCCGATGACGGGAATGACAAAAAGGCCCGGCAGGCTTACGGGGCATATCCCCTGCTCCGGCGCCATAGTTGGTCGCATGGCATGCCTGCTTGTCACCGGGCTGCTCTGCGCGTCTTCGTCGCGCGCTCAGGTCATTGAGGAAGGCGGGTTTCCGGAAAAGGGCGGGGATAATTTCGGTGAGTCTTTCTCGTTGTCTTGTCCACCTCGTTTTGTTGCCCACGCAGGGGAATCTGTTCTGTTTTCGTGTACCGCGATGGCGATACCCGAGGAGGGCGTTCGCTACAGTTGGCAGTCGGTCCTGAACGGGGGGCTTGATCTTCTCAGTGCTTCGGACGAATTATCGCCGCTGTTTACATCTCCTGTGTCAGGTGCGGGTGAGGAATACACATACCGGTTGACGGCGATGGGCGCAGGCGTGTACCGTACCGCGACGGTGACCGTCACGATACAAGGCGCTTCGGGGGACACGGTCAGAGGCCCCGGCTTGCAGGAGGAATGTGATCCGTTGGCGATTCCCGACGAACCCGGCGAGGGTTGCGCGCCTTGGGAGAGAGAGCCGGATCCTTTCGGATTCGGTTTCGAGGAGGAAGGGGACTTTCCTTTTCCGGAAGCGGCGGGCATCCCCGATCAAGCCGATGGGCTCGGTCGTCAGGCGCCTCCTCGTCTAGAATGTCCGGTGGCAATGTTTCTGGAGGAGTTGGAGACAGGACAGGTCGAGTGTCATGCATGGGATGCTTTGGGGGAGGAAAACCTTGAATATTCGTGGGAGCCTGTAGGCAATACGACGCGGGACTATCTGGACAATCCGCGTTTGATACCCGAGGACAGTCCGACTCCTTTGGTGATTGCTCCGGAGGCCCCGGCGTACGAGACGCTGGAGTCGTTTCTTTCGGGGGAGACGACGTTCCGCTACCGGTACCGATTGACGGCGACCTCGCGTGCGACGGGTCTTTCGTCGTTCTCGGAGGTTGAGGTATTCGTGTCGAGCAGTCGACCGGGCGTGTATTGTCCGCTGGAGGTCGTCGTGAAAGAGGGCGAGACGGTTGCGCTGGACTGTGAAGGAGTGGACCCACTATCGCTTCGTATGGACTACGACGAGGACGAAGCGTCTGTCTTATGGGAGTGGGAGGCTCTTTGGGGCACGAGCATGGATCCTCTTGCCGTAGCGGATCTGTCGTCGCCGTTTTTTACGGCGCCGCCGGGCAGTGCAGGCAAGGAGTATCATTACATAGCGAGCATGACGACGTCGGCTTCGGGCGCGCCGCGCACGGCGAGAAGAAGAGTCACGGTGAAGGTTAAGAACAAGCCCCGGATTGGTTTTTACTGCGCCGGGTTCGGCTTGACGAAGAAATATACTTACGGCGGGCATAAAGAAGGGCAATCCCTTGCTTTTGATTTTTGTCATGCTTCGGGAGCGCCTGCAGGTTCGGATTACGCATACGTCTGGGAGGCTTGGGAGGAAACGCCGGATACGGCCCTAGACTATCTCAGCGCTACGGATATACTTGATCCTGTTTTTACCGCACCGCATATTTCCGCTTCGCCAATATATTTCCATTACCGGATAACCGCTACGGCTGGCAATGCTGAGCCGGGCCATCTTATTGTGGTTTTTCACGTGGTTAGAGCGCGTGCGCCTGAAATCACATGCAACGACGCCGAGGTCTACGAGGCTACGGCTGATTTTTCGCTGAACTGTTCGGCGACGGGTGCGCCTTCGGGAGCTACGTATTCGTGGGCGGCTCGCAGTACGTCGGGTACGGGTCTTTTGACCGATACGGACAGCCTCAGGGCGACGTTTTTGGTTCCCGACGATATACCGGGCGCGTACTTGGATAATGATTACAAGGAAACGCACGAATACACAGTCACGATGGCCGTTGCAGGCATCGACACGGCCAGCGCCGATGTCACCGTGACCGTGCTTGAGAAGCCGGATATCTACTGTTCGGAAATCACGGCCCCTCCCTTAACCCGCGTAGGATATGTCTTTACGGAAGGTCAAAAGAATGTACGCCTGCGGAGTTCTTGTGGTACTAGCGTTAAACATTATTGGGTAGGCGCGCCTGCCGGTTCCAACTACACGTTTGCCTGGTCGCCCCCGGATAGGTTGAGCAGTACGACGGGCTGGGCTCCCGTGTTCGACGTGCCGGAGAATGTTGACGGCGACACGAGATACACTTATCTGATGAGAGTGAGCGCAGAGAACGCGGATGGCACTTCGGTGTGGAATCATGTGCTTGTGCAGAAAAGGCCGCTCCCCCGGATAACGGTCACATGCGAAGATAGCCCCTATGAGGTGGACGAAGGAGATGCTGACATTGAACTGGAGTGTGAAGCGTCGGGTGCGCCAGGTACCGATCCGAATTATACATGGTCCTGGTCACCGACCGTCAATCTGACGGATCACGATACCGACACGCCCACGTTCGCCGTGCCGGGCGATGTAGAACAGGACACGACCTATACGTACACGGCAACAGCGAGCGCGGCGAATGCAGAGGACGGCACTGAAAGGATTAGAGTGACGGTGAGGGATACGGATCCTTCGCTTACGTGTACAGATAGCGAGGTATACGAGGGATCGGCCGATTTCAGTTTGGATTGTACGGTGACGAACGAGCCGTCCGGGG
Coding sequences:
- a CDS encoding T9SS type A sorting domain-containing protein encodes the protein SLGQNYPNPFNPGTSISWTQPVSGQVRLSVYNLLGQNMATLVDGVHPAGEHEVRLDASGWNSGVYVYVLETGTHTLTRRMVLLK